The Tenacibaculum jejuense genome includes a window with the following:
- the fmt gene encoding methionyl-tRNA formyltransferase, with the protein MRDLRIVFMGTPDFAVTILKKLVENNYNIVGVITAPDKPAGRGRKLNESAVKKYAVNQGLKVLQPKNLKAESFTDELKDLKANLQIVVAFRMLPTVVWKMPEYGTFNLHASLLPEYRGAAPINWAIINGETKTGVTTFFIDDKIDTGEIILQKEIDIAPHEIVGELHDKLMVLGADLVVETVDLIASDKVKTKKQPELEEKSAPKLFPHNCKIDWFKPLDDIYNHIRGLNPYPAAWTTILNGEDEISAKIYGVSKQKENHNIEIGTILTTKKEIKVAAKDGFLIIDEIKISGKKKLDAVSLLNGFTFEEKARAL; encoded by the coding sequence ATGAGAGATTTAAGAATTGTTTTTATGGGAACTCCAGATTTCGCAGTGACCATTTTAAAGAAACTTGTAGAAAATAATTACAATATCGTTGGTGTAATCACAGCACCAGACAAACCAGCAGGTAGAGGACGAAAACTAAATGAATCTGCTGTAAAAAAATATGCGGTTAATCAAGGATTAAAAGTTTTACAACCTAAAAATTTAAAAGCTGAATCTTTTACAGATGAATTAAAAGATTTAAAAGCAAATTTACAAATAGTAGTTGCTTTTAGAATGTTACCTACAGTGGTTTGGAAAATGCCTGAATATGGAACATTTAATTTACATGCTTCATTACTGCCTGAATATAGAGGTGCAGCTCCAATTAATTGGGCTATTATTAATGGAGAAACCAAAACAGGTGTAACTACTTTCTTCATTGATGATAAAATTGATACTGGAGAAATTATTTTACAAAAAGAAATAGATATTGCTCCTCATGAAATCGTTGGTGAACTTCACGATAAATTAATGGTTTTAGGTGCTGATTTAGTAGTGGAGACTGTCGATTTAATAGCTTCTGACAAGGTAAAGACAAAAAAGCAACCTGAGTTAGAAGAAAAATCTGCTCCAAAATTATTTCCTCACAATTGTAAAATAGATTGGTTTAAACCATTAGATGATATTTATAATCATATCCGTGGATTAAACCCTTACCCTGCCGCATGGACAACTATTCTGAATGGTGAAGATGAGATTTCTGCAAAAATTTATGGTGTTTCTAAGCAAAAAGAAAATCATAACATAGAAATAGGAACAATCCTAACGACTAAAAAAGAAATAAAAGTAGCTGCAAAAGATGGTTTCTTAATTATCGATGAAATTAAAATTTCTGGTAAGAAAAAACTAGATGCTGTTAGTTTATTAAACGGATTTACATTTGAAGAGAAAGCTAGAGCGCTGTAG
- a CDS encoding papain-like cysteine protease family protein, which produces MGKFYCFNNLTHIKQPTRSSWCWASSLEKMIKGFKSNSTIGVEDYEIVSHYNSYLNVNSSKLDCRIESSECHCDNLELKDDHLVKIFNEAGFKAEEIDKAIINNYDKIVETLNTNQSPIILKTIDNNAHMELIIGYGELDNFKYLLISDPNNLSDTNYICIKEYISTTKIDKVWTTKVKGYDNNLNQKNIEKDFLLYKNIKYLNEFITKNELQLDKLELNNLKNPWNYLKIKDTSLINKINNKDDVLSFLSHQLYKEERTSQFNCPDINRCLRNISVIGKPNIAHDRYGCNYLKKNQCIFREYGTIVKTKKVNGNLLVKPISYPANYKISNNWVNYHIFKENLENNNPKLSSFKLQ; this is translated from the coding sequence ATGGGAAAATTTTATTGTTTTAATAACTTAACGCACATTAAACAACCAACTAGATCTTCTTGGTGTTGGGCTTCTTCTTTAGAAAAAATGATAAAAGGCTTTAAATCTAACTCTACTATTGGTGTTGAAGATTACGAAATCGTAAGCCATTATAATTCTTATTTGAATGTAAATTCATCTAAATTAGATTGTAGAATAGAAAGTTCAGAATGTCACTGCGATAATTTAGAATTAAAAGACGATCATTTAGTTAAAATATTTAATGAAGCTGGTTTCAAAGCAGAAGAAATTGATAAAGCCATAATTAATAACTATGACAAAATTGTTGAGACTCTAAACACTAATCAATCACCAATAATTTTAAAAACTATAGATAATAATGCTCACATGGAATTAATAATAGGGTATGGAGAGTTAGATAACTTTAAATATTTACTCATAAGTGATCCTAACAATTTATCAGATACAAATTACATATGTATTAAAGAGTATATATCTACTACCAAAATAGATAAGGTTTGGACTACAAAAGTTAAAGGTTATGATAATAACTTAAATCAAAAAAATATAGAGAAAGATTTTCTACTTTATAAAAACATAAAATATCTTAATGAATTTATAACTAAAAATGAATTACAACTAGATAAGTTAGAATTAAATAATCTAAAAAATCCATGGAATTATTTAAAAATTAAAGATACATCGTTGATTAATAAAATTAATAATAAAGATGATGTTTTATCATTTTTATCACATCAACTTTATAAGGAAGAAAGAACAAGTCAATTTAATTGCCCAGATATAAATAGATGCCTGAGAAATATCAGTGTTATAGGAAAACCCAATATTGCTCACGACAGATATGGATGTAATTACCTCAAAAAAAATCAATGCATATTTCGTGAATATGGCACCATAGTTAAAACAAAAAAAGTTAATGGAAATCTATTGGTAAAACCTATATCTTATCCTGCTAATTACAAAATTTCAAATAATTGGGTTAACTACCATATTTTTAAGGAAAACTTAGAAAATAATAATCCAAAACTTAGCTCTTTTAAACTACAATAA
- a CDS encoding pentapeptide repeat-containing protein — translation MRTITTLVLLFVSSIIVAQKTINATEILKKISKEENITISNATVVGILDLTFMDKALPNLPKRKKWWSNGGSNTVPKQILSSISFVNCVFEDDVLAYIPHEDSGYTFIANFEDDVTFRDCTFEGKAMFKYSDFEGNTDFSGTKFLEDTTFKYAEFEKAISFKNTNFDEPATFKRAKFREFVSFANSIFQEEATFKYTEFKGGVSFNNVKFEEDLNIKYMEVSGDFDVKNMIVNYDIDSKYTKINGRSFNSYLFKK, via the coding sequence ATGAGAACAATTACAACGTTAGTTTTGCTTTTTGTAAGCTCTATCATCGTAGCACAGAAAACTATAAATGCTACAGAAATATTAAAGAAAATTAGTAAAGAGGAAAATATCACCATTAGTAATGCTACAGTGGTTGGAATTTTAGACTTAACTTTTATGGATAAAGCTTTACCGAATTTACCAAAAAGAAAAAAATGGTGGAGCAATGGAGGTTCAAACACAGTTCCTAAGCAAATTTTAAGTTCAATCTCTTTTGTAAATTGTGTTTTTGAAGACGATGTACTAGCATACATTCCACATGAGGATTCTGGATACACTTTTATTGCAAATTTTGAAGATGATGTAACATTTAGAGATTGTACTTTCGAAGGAAAAGCAATGTTTAAATATTCAGATTTTGAAGGTAATACAGATTTTAGTGGGACTAAATTCCTTGAAGATACTACTTTTAAATACGCTGAATTTGAAAAAGCAATATCTTTTAAAAATACCAACTTTGATGAACCAGCTACATTTAAACGTGCTAAGTTTAGAGAATTTGTGAGTTTCGCTAATTCTATTTTTCAAGAAGAAGCAACTTTTAAGTATACCGAATTCAAAGGTGGAGTTTCTTTTAACAATGTAAAATTTGAAGAAGATTTAAATATTAAGTATATGGAAGTTTCAGGAGATTTTGATGTAAAAAATATGATCGTAAATTATGATATCGATTCTAAATACACCAAAATAAATGGAAGAAGCTTTAATAGCTATTTATTTAAAAAATAA
- a CDS encoding ZIP family metal transporter — translation MNYLILIGSVLLGGAFVLFKKPNKLYTRLLLAFSGSYLLSVTVLHLLPEVYAHSHDHTQFHKIGIIILIGILFQSILESFSKGAEHGHVHLQSNSNTFPWLLFVSLSLHAFSEGLPIHNANDNLLWAIVVHKIPVAIIITTFFLHSEFSKPKTFIFLFIFSLMSPIGYFLGENVDWLQQYTQEITALIIGVFLHISTIILFESSENHKFNLQKFIAISLGILLTIFTLH, via the coding sequence ATGAATTACCTAATTTTAATAGGTTCTGTTTTATTAGGAGGAGCTTTTGTTCTTTTTAAAAAACCCAACAAATTATACACGAGACTTTTACTAGCCTTTAGTGGCTCATATTTATTATCTGTAACTGTTTTACATTTACTTCCAGAAGTATATGCACATTCTCATGATCATACACAATTCCATAAAATTGGTATTATCATATTAATTGGTATTTTATTTCAGTCTATTTTAGAATCTTTTTCAAAAGGTGCTGAACATGGTCATGTACATTTACAATCTAATTCTAATACTTTTCCTTGGTTATTATTTGTTAGTTTATCTTTGCATGCTTTCTCAGAAGGTTTACCTATTCATAATGCTAACGATAACTTATTATGGGCCATTGTGGTTCATAAAATTCCAGTTGCTATAATCATTACCACATTTTTTTTACACTCGGAATTCTCTAAACCAAAGACTTTCATTTTTCTTTTTATTTTTAGTTTGATGAGCCCTATCGGATATTTTTTAGGAGAAAATGTGGATTGGTTGCAACAATACACCCAAGAGATTACAGCATTAATTATTGGAGTTTTTTTACATATTTCTACAATTATTTTATTTGAAAGTTCTGAGAATCATAAATTCAATCTTCAAAAGTTTATAGCTATTTCATTAGGTATTTTACTGACTATTTTTACATTACACTAA
- a CDS encoding class I SAM-dependent methyltransferase: MKTKDWFSSWFDTPYYHTLYKHRNDEDAQLFMKNITAYLQLPKSAHIADLPCGKGRHSIFLNSLGYKVTGGDLSKNSIDYAKNFENETLNFEVWDMRKTLENKYDAIFNLFTSFGYFDDDNEDLQVLKAMKSGLKEDAVLVLDFLNVIKTEQQLVKQEVKTIDNIEFHIKREIKDGFILKHINFVADNEEHSYTEKVKFLSFDKMKKYFNTVGLKIIDTFGDYNLNSFEEERSNRLILVAK; the protein is encoded by the coding sequence ATGAAGACAAAAGATTGGTTCAGTTCATGGTTTGACACACCATATTATCATACATTATATAAGCATAGAAATGATGAAGATGCGCAGTTATTCATGAAAAATATTACTGCATATTTACAACTTCCTAAATCTGCTCATATTGCTGATTTACCTTGTGGAAAAGGAAGACATTCTATTTTTTTAAACTCTTTAGGTTACAAAGTAACTGGTGGAGATTTGAGTAAAAACAGTATCGATTACGCTAAAAATTTCGAAAATGAAACCCTAAACTTTGAAGTTTGGGATATGCGTAAAACTCTGGAGAATAAATACGACGCTATTTTCAACTTATTTACGAGTTTTGGTTATTTTGATGATGACAATGAAGATCTTCAAGTATTAAAAGCCATGAAAAGTGGTTTAAAAGAAGATGCTGTTTTAGTGTTAGATTTTTTAAATGTTATTAAAACTGAACAACAACTTGTTAAACAAGAAGTAAAAACCATTGATAATATTGAGTTTCACATAAAACGTGAAATTAAAGATGGTTTTATTTTAAAGCACATTAATTTTGTTGCTGACAATGAAGAACATTCATACACAGAAAAAGTTAAATTCTTGAGTTTTGATAAAATGAAGAAATACTTTAATACTGTTGGATTAAAAATTATTGATACTTTTGGCGATTATAATTTGAATTCTTTTGAGGAGGAGCGTTCAAACAGATTAATTTTAGTAGCTAAATGA
- a CDS encoding THUMP domain-containing class I SAM-dependent RNA methyltransferase has translation MDKDFKMVATTISGLEGVLADELRKLGAREVKEAIRSVHFRGDKGFLYKANIALRTAIRILKPIKRSKIFDEEDLYEAIQRVKWERLLDVDGTFAIDAVVYSRNFTSNSHYIALKSKDAIADYFVHKYKKRPNVDLKYPDVKIHIHIHKEWLTISLDSSGDSLHKRGYRSATNIAPINEVLAAGLILLSGYKGEENFIDPMCGSGTILIEAAMIANNIPANINRKHFAFENWKDYDEDLYFVIQDSLLKKIRNAHFKIMGFDKAPSAVKKAKQNIINANLEEFIGVHHVNFFNSKKEVFGKTTILFNPPYGERLNINIEEFYKNIGDTLKHGYSNSTAWLITSDFNALKFVGLRTSKRLPIKNGDLDCRFVKYELYEGSKKTKKFSES, from the coding sequence ATGGATAAAGATTTTAAAATGGTTGCTACTACCATTTCTGGATTAGAAGGTGTTTTGGCTGATGAGCTAAGAAAACTAGGAGCAAGGGAAGTAAAAGAAGCAATTAGAAGTGTACATTTTAGAGGAGATAAAGGTTTCTTATATAAAGCAAATATTGCATTAAGGACAGCAATTAGAATTTTAAAGCCAATTAAGCGAAGTAAAATTTTCGATGAAGAAGATTTATATGAGGCGATTCAACGTGTTAAATGGGAGAGATTATTAGACGTGGATGGAACTTTTGCTATAGATGCTGTAGTATATTCTAGAAACTTTACTTCGAATTCTCATTACATTGCATTAAAGTCCAAAGATGCTATCGCAGATTATTTTGTGCATAAGTATAAGAAAAGACCAAATGTAGATTTAAAATATCCAGATGTAAAAATTCATATTCATATTCATAAGGAATGGTTAACAATTTCTTTAGATAGTTCTGGAGATTCACTACACAAAAGAGGGTATAGAAGCGCTACGAATATTGCACCAATTAATGAAGTTTTAGCAGCTGGTTTAATTTTACTTTCAGGATACAAAGGAGAAGAAAACTTTATAGATCCTATGTGCGGTTCTGGAACTATATTGATTGAAGCAGCTATGATAGCAAATAATATTCCTGCTAATATCAATAGAAAACATTTTGCTTTTGAGAATTGGAAGGATTATGATGAAGATTTGTATTTTGTGATTCAAGATTCTTTACTGAAGAAGATTCGAAATGCACATTTTAAAATAATGGGCTTTGATAAAGCTCCATCTGCTGTTAAAAAAGCAAAGCAAAATATTATCAATGCAAATTTAGAAGAGTTTATCGGAGTTCATCATGTCAATTTCTTTAACTCAAAAAAAGAAGTATTTGGTAAAACAACAATATTATTTAATCCACCTTACGGAGAACGTTTAAATATAAATATTGAAGAGTTTTATAAAAATATTGGAGATACTTTAAAACATGGTTATTCAAACTCTACTGCTTGGTTAATCACTTCCGATTTCAATGCGTTGAAGTTTGTAGGGTTAAGAACCTCAAAAAGATTACCAATAAAGAATGGTGATTTAGATTGCCGTTTTGTAAAGTATGAACTTTATGAAGGAAGTAAAAAAACAAAGAAGTTTAGCGAAAGCTAA
- a CDS encoding RecQ family ATP-dependent DNA helicase codes for MNTPTEILKKYWGFDSFRPQQLEIIEAVLNNKDTTALLPTGGGKSICYQIPALIKEGVCIVISPLIALIQDQINSLDKRGIKAFYIPSGSHQDEIVRIFDNLKFGNYKFLYLSPERIQSKFIQEKIKQLSVSFFAVDEAHCISEWGHDFRPSYTQLSILKELKENTPVIALTATATNKVLEDIYSTLSLNEPLTFKKSFYKPNLGYRILKSEDKLYRLKEIFTKIKAPAIVYVSSRKKTIELSNFLNSKGFKATSYHGGLSLSEKEIAYKNWMNNTCRIIVATNAFGMGIDRADVKIVVHYDIPNSIENYVQEAGRAGRNNESCYAIMLTNESDIKLTLNLFKDSQPSLEEIKHVHTKLHQYFKIANGEFIDTGFDFNILDFCNIYNLPVRKVYNILQILNNFGIIELNHFNQKKSTLQFLIPYGQLSKYKLANPKKNKFIDTLLRMYGGLFEQDVSINEFAIAKILGITSKHLIHLLDELHNDQIVNYKKSSKDSMLYFLHPREDNRTINRFSKKIKNLLTYKAQKLGNIIQFIQNDAVCRNIQLLNYFNEPNAKECGICDVCLKKEKIIDVSKEILAIIKDNREISSREICEKLNYKERDILIHLRKLLGEEKIKVTNYNTYLLA; via the coding sequence TTGAATACACCTACAGAAATATTAAAAAAATATTGGGGATTTGATTCTTTTAGACCACAACAACTAGAAATAATTGAAGCCGTTTTAAATAACAAAGATACTACTGCACTGCTGCCAACAGGAGGTGGGAAATCTATTTGTTATCAAATTCCTGCGCTTATTAAGGAAGGTGTCTGTATTGTTATTTCTCCACTTATTGCGCTTATTCAAGATCAGATAAATAGTCTAGATAAAAGAGGAATAAAGGCTTTTTACATTCCTTCTGGAAGTCATCAAGATGAAATTGTACGTATTTTTGACAACCTCAAATTTGGGAATTACAAATTTTTGTATCTATCACCAGAACGTATTCAATCAAAATTTATCCAAGAAAAAATAAAACAATTATCCGTTTCTTTTTTTGCTGTAGATGAAGCACACTGTATTTCAGAATGGGGACATGATTTTAGACCGTCGTATACACAATTATCAATATTAAAAGAGTTAAAAGAAAATACTCCTGTAATAGCTTTAACCGCCACTGCTACAAATAAAGTATTGGAAGATATTTACAGTACTTTAAGCTTAAATGAACCCTTAACGTTTAAAAAATCTTTTTACAAACCTAATTTAGGTTATCGCATCTTAAAAAGTGAGGATAAATTATATAGACTGAAAGAAATTTTTACAAAAATAAAAGCACCTGCTATTGTTTATGTTTCCTCACGAAAAAAAACAATAGAGCTTTCTAACTTTTTAAATAGTAAGGGTTTCAAAGCCACATCATATCACGGAGGATTATCACTGTCAGAAAAAGAAATCGCTTACAAAAATTGGATGAACAATACATGCCGTATTATTGTTGCTACCAATGCTTTTGGTATGGGAATCGATAGAGCTGATGTAAAAATTGTAGTTCATTATGATATTCCTAATTCCATTGAAAATTATGTTCAGGAAGCAGGAAGAGCCGGACGTAATAATGAAAGTTGTTATGCTATTATGCTTACTAACGAAAGCGATATTAAATTAACTCTAAACTTATTTAAAGATTCACAACCTTCACTTGAAGAAATAAAACATGTTCACACAAAATTGCATCAATATTTTAAAATAGCAAATGGTGAATTCATTGATACAGGTTTCGATTTCAATATATTAGATTTTTGTAATATTTATAATTTACCAGTAAGAAAAGTATATAACATACTTCAAATACTAAATAATTTTGGAATTATTGAATTAAATCATTTTAATCAGAAAAAATCAACCTTACAGTTTTTAATTCCATATGGTCAATTAAGTAAATATAAATTAGCTAACCCCAAAAAAAACAAGTTCATTGATACCTTATTAAGAATGTATGGTGGATTGTTCGAACAAGATGTTTCTATTAACGAATTTGCAATAGCTAAAATTTTAGGAATCACATCTAAACATTTAATTCACTTACTGGATGAATTGCATAATGATCAAATAGTGAATTACAAAAAGTCGTCTAAAGACAGTATGCTATATTTTTTACATCCTAGGGAAGACAATAGAACAATAAATCGTTTTTCAAAAAAAATAAAAAATCTTTTAACGTATAAAGCCCAAAAACTTGGTAACATTATTCAATTTATTCAAAATGATGCAGTTTGTAGAAATATACAATTACTAAATTATTTTAATGAGCCAAATGCCAAAGAATGTGGAATATGCGATGTTTGCTTGAAAAAAGAAAAAATTATTGATGTTTCTAAAGAAATATTAGCCATAATAAAAGATAATAGAGAAATTTCATCTAGAGAGATCTGTGAAAAATTAAATTATAAAGAAAGAGACATCTTAATACATTTGAGAAAATTATTAGGAGAAGAAAAAATAAAAGTAACAAACTATAACACCTATTTACTAGCATAA
- a CDS encoding AAA family ATPase — MQQKIVFIGGPGTGKSSVLRYLNRRGYKCMPEVSREVTRKAQEEGIEQLFLTDPLLFSYKLLEGRVQQYLDAEKSNKKTVFFDRGIPSVHAYLEYFNTEIPEEFIEKSKQYKYTKIFQFLPWKKIYKSDNERYETFEQAEKISTFLNKAYTELGYEIINVPFDSVRNRCFFILDNL, encoded by the coding sequence ATGCAACAAAAGATTGTTTTTATAGGCGGACCAGGAACTGGAAAGTCTTCTGTTTTAAGATACTTAAATAGAAGAGGTTATAAATGTATGCCTGAGGTTTCTAGAGAGGTAACTAGAAAAGCACAAGAAGAAGGTATTGAACAACTTTTTCTAACAGATCCCTTGTTATTTAGTTATAAATTATTGGAAGGTAGAGTTCAGCAATACTTAGACGCTGAAAAATCTAATAAAAAAACTGTTTTTTTTGATCGTGGTATCCCTAGTGTTCATGCTTACTTAGAATATTTCAATACAGAAATTCCAGAAGAATTTATTGAAAAAAGTAAACAATACAAATACACTAAAATTTTTCAGTTTTTACCTTGGAAAAAAATCTATAAATCAGATAACGAACGTTATGAAACCTTTGAACAAGCTGAAAAAATAAGTACTTTTTTAAATAAAGCTTATACAGAGTTAGGATATGAAATTATTAATGTTCCTTTTGATAGTGTTAGAAATCGATGCTTCTTTATTTTAGATAACTTATAA
- a CDS encoding DUF493 family protein, with amino-acid sequence MSDREAFYANLKEKLKETTNFPTKYLYKFIVPSEESKIKQVQDLFDKGGAVISTRKSRSGKYTSVSIHLNVSNPDEVISYYQQAETIEGIISL; translated from the coding sequence ATGTCTGATAGAGAAGCATTTTATGCAAATTTGAAAGAAAAATTAAAAGAAACTACTAATTTTCCAACAAAATATTTATATAAATTTATAGTCCCTAGTGAAGAAAGTAAAATAAAACAAGTACAAGATTTATTTGATAAAGGCGGTGCTGTTATTAGTACTAGGAAGTCAAGATCAGGAAAATATACAAGTGTTTCTATACATTTAAATGTATCTAACCCCGACGAAGTAATCTCATATTATCAGCAAGCTGAAACAATAGAAGGCATTATATCATTATAA
- a CDS encoding HU family DNA-binding protein translates to MNKSELIDAMAADAGISKAAAKAALDSLTNNVTSALKKGDKVALVGWGTWSVSQRAARSGRNPQTGKEIQIAAKNVVKFKAGAGLSDSVN, encoded by the coding sequence ATGAACAAGTCTGAGTTAATCGACGCAATGGCTGCTGATGCAGGAATTTCTAAAGCTGCTGCTAAAGCTGCATTAGATTCTTTAACTAACAATGTAACTAGCGCTTTAAAGAAAGGTGACAAAGTAGCTTTAGTTGGTTGGGGAACTTGGTCAGTTTCTCAAAGAGCTGCAAGAAGCGGAAGAAATCCTCAAACTGGAAAAGAAATTCAAATCGCTGCTAAGAATGTTGTAAAATTTAAAGCAGGTGCTGGTTTAAGTGATTCTGTAAACTAA